The proteins below come from a single Chryseobacterium bernardetii genomic window:
- a CDS encoding Eco57I restriction-modification methylase domain-containing protein, translating to MSLDSSNFKDDISVINGSKNELVVFEKETDTLSFLELLKLNNQNNNRTLVTLNSASNTNKFLNRFKDFDGKIFLCLEASRIGDAATLKILMELKLKNKNIKDIRSMYEVSQTANKNLNEYLQNKLNLQNKNINLVEPKKSEDAEVIIRPTRISDTQHLGSKFSERNSGESLQRSQSEQNGDYSGGQTLGSNDAGNGLEKSERNDLGNTGRESIDRAQPENVEENEDRKHSLDGILSGRIVSDRIERRVDDSKNIEELNSLISKYKGQKLTNEQVAEVVSAACFVSEDRKITLHPNVEISDDVKNICNQYKSGGTAKEGRGILDEYYTDSKIVEAIRNLIKDQFKNQKEISALEPSVGTGSFLYAIKDLSVKINVTAFEINDTTAKIAKIFHPEADINLRSFETEFINEKGQKTDANDYNEKYDLVIGNPPYGEHRGLYKGLGEEPKISKYEDYFFKRSLDSLKLNGVLAMVLPSGWLNRQKKLENVEIMKAYRLPSGAFAGTQIETDIIILKKSSVKITQDISDYFEKNPENILGEIRKKSNRFGRMEQYVHGNLDNALHILHRLQNKNETERIGNLFEDFIPENTEPENKNTVNDKTEIDNETESGVALNDVTDKITEVLSSLKEIKFKSPAIVKEIEKYSKLKEQIEKDAQSFNSKELKEVFDKSEKIIQTQKRKDSEYRTQTKPEIKKGVLKYLFFKSDEVLNTSLQNSSSISKEQIDAFRDTNYDGILNNYGKHYQFANFIDGKWMHDFYYAEGNIYAKLEQLEKDFADKYAVGGTEDQYDKQMNLLLSVVPIPKSLDDISISPNHEFVHKFALGQVEKEKYNPNSKLVETVIVDYNLAEKFKDFVGDLSSDAFAGSSAWEVKSFVDNETVTGSDKERNALVRERRKAAANDLFQKFIREELSDELRERFVKEFNRNFNSIYVPDYSKFPLFSKIYQNFKGKELRLTEVQKAGIGRLTTKGVGLLAHEVGFGKTLSGILSMHEAMERGNAKRPLIVVPNDSILKQWIETIFETVPKAKLNVLGNLGKDYDLSKFDNRDGEITIVTYEGFNNIGFSENITQDLAAKFSYISESELRSVNSISERDFQIELEKERELEGKMKRGKIHDWEDFGFDHLTFDEVHNANHIVGKVRIEDRRFASDFRSQNQQTSKLGINTWMASQYIQDKYNGRNVTLLSATPFTNKPLEYYSILSLIANKRLEESGYFNVNNFFETFMEADTDMEIDARGDVKFKANVRRFKNNSLFQQLLSEFIDIKGEDDNPELIRPTKINKEYKIEQNDLTQEQYDLLKENFEETQKGAILTHILNARLIAISPYLSPYYDGELPSVKEFIENSPKLIDTMNLIRQNRNDIPDAGQIIYSELAVSEFPKIKEYLVIEVGYKPEEVGVITGATSKPNRLKIQDDFNSGKIKIIIGSEAIQEGMNLQENTTDLYMLSLPYNFTTLRQVEGRAWRQGNKFENVRINFMLTNDSIDVFMLQKLQSKQARYLEAMKKGANVLDISDISTQELKTSIITDPETRANIEIELLKKKIEIEKNKHLADIAFVLRKHNDFLKVKEMVTKAEESYNRILGYSKNVDGNTDYWKNQLPSYQKTIDLAKAEVQKTVELLAEKGVNVAEIEVQSKSTEDKIVEFDKKLENLPEIRSKLVIQYKIEKEEQMKINKHRDYVRERTIDNRILYNSFLAVSSNNNVEKVSVINRKR from the coding sequence ATGTCATTGGATTCTTCAAATTTTAAAGATGATATTTCTGTTATCAATGGAAGCAAGAATGAGCTTGTTGTATTTGAAAAGGAAACTGATACGCTCTCATTTCTCGAATTATTGAAGTTGAATAATCAAAACAATAACAGAACTCTTGTTACACTTAATTCTGCGAGTAATACTAATAAATTTCTCAACCGATTTAAAGATTTTGATGGGAAAATATTTTTATGTTTGGAAGCAAGCAGAATAGGGGATGCTGCAACGCTTAAAATTTTAATGGAATTGAAGCTGAAGAATAAGAATATTAAAGATATCCGAAGTATGTATGAGGTATCCCAAACCGCAAATAAGAATCTGAATGAATATCTACAAAACAAATTAAATCTTCAGAATAAAAATATTAATTTAGTTGAACCAAAAAAATCAGAGGATGCAGAAGTTATCATTAGACCAACAAGAATTTCCGACACTCAGCACTTGGGATCCAAATTTTCTGAACGAAATTCTGGAGAGTCTCTCCAAAGAAGCCAATCCGAACAAAACGGAGATTACTCAGGAGGACAAACTTTGGGCAGCAACGATGCTGGAAATGGACTTGAAAAGTCAGAACGGAACGATCTTGGAAACACAGGAAGAGAATCCATTGACAGAGCACAACCTGAAAATGTTGAAGAAAATGAAGACAGAAAACATTCCTTGGACGGAATCCTATCCGGGAGAATTGTATCCGATAGAATCGAAAGAAGAGTAGATGATTCCAAAAATATTGAGGAATTAAATTCTCTTATTTCAAAATATAAAGGTCAAAAACTGACCAATGAACAAGTTGCAGAAGTAGTTTCTGCAGCTTGTTTTGTTTCCGAGGATAGAAAAATTACTTTACATCCAAATGTTGAGATTTCTGACGATGTAAAAAATATTTGCAATCAATACAAAAGTGGTGGTACTGCGAAGGAAGGGCGTGGAATCCTTGATGAATATTACACGGATTCAAAGATTGTGGAGGCAATTCGCAATCTTATAAAAGACCAATTCAAAAATCAAAAAGAGATTTCAGCTCTAGAGCCAAGCGTAGGAACCGGAAGTTTTCTTTATGCTATAAAAGATCTCTCTGTAAAAATAAATGTTACAGCTTTTGAAATCAATGATACTACAGCTAAAATTGCCAAAATTTTCCATCCTGAAGCTGACATCAATCTGCGCTCGTTTGAAACTGAATTTATTAATGAAAAAGGTCAAAAAACTGACGCAAATGACTATAATGAAAAGTATGACTTGGTTATTGGGAATCCGCCTTATGGAGAACATCGAGGTCTATACAAAGGATTAGGGGAAGAACCCAAAATTAGTAAGTACGAAGATTATTTTTTCAAACGTTCTTTAGATTCTTTGAAATTAAATGGTGTTTTGGCAATGGTACTTCCTTCAGGTTGGCTGAACAGGCAGAAGAAATTAGAAAATGTAGAGATTATGAAAGCCTACAGATTACCTTCAGGGGCTTTTGCCGGAACTCAGATCGAAACTGACATTATTATCCTTAAAAAATCATCGGTAAAAATCACTCAGGATATATCTGATTATTTTGAAAAGAACCCAGAAAATATCTTAGGAGAAATTCGGAAAAAAAGCAATCGTTTTGGGAGAATGGAGCAATATGTCCACGGCAATTTGGATAATGCTTTACATATTCTGCACCGGCTTCAAAACAAAAATGAGACAGAAAGAATTGGAAATCTGTTTGAAGATTTTATTCCAGAGAATACTGAACCGGAAAACAAAAATACAGTCAATGATAAAACGGAAATAGATAATGAAACCGAAAGCGGAGTAGCACTGAATGATGTTACAGACAAAATCACTGAAGTTCTTTCATCCTTAAAGGAAATCAAATTTAAATCTCCGGCTATTGTCAAAGAAATTGAGAAATATTCCAAGCTCAAAGAACAGATAGAAAAAGATGCTCAATCTTTTAATTCCAAAGAGCTAAAGGAGGTTTTTGATAAATCCGAAAAAATAATTCAAACTCAAAAAAGGAAAGACTCAGAATATAGAACTCAGACAAAACCGGAAATCAAAAAAGGGGTTTTAAAATATCTGTTTTTCAAATCTGATGAAGTTCTAAATACTTCTCTTCAAAATAGCAGTTCAATTTCCAAAGAACAAATTGATGCTTTTCGTGATACCAATTATGACGGGATTTTGAATAATTATGGTAAACACTATCAATTTGCCAATTTTATTGATGGAAAGTGGATGCACGATTTTTATTATGCAGAAGGAAATATTTATGCAAAGCTGGAGCAGTTAGAAAAAGATTTTGCTGATAAGTATGCTGTTGGCGGAACAGAAGATCAGTATGATAAGCAAATGAATCTGCTTCTTAGTGTTGTACCAATTCCTAAATCTTTGGATGACATATCCATTAGTCCCAATCACGAATTTGTACACAAGTTTGCACTTGGTCAAGTAGAAAAAGAGAAATATAACCCAAATTCAAAACTGGTCGAAACTGTAATTGTAGATTACAATCTTGCAGAAAAGTTTAAAGATTTTGTAGGAGATTTATCAAGTGATGCGTTTGCAGGTTCTTCAGCTTGGGAGGTCAAAAGTTTCGTAGATAATGAAACAGTTACTGGAAGTGACAAGGAACGAAATGCTTTGGTTCGTGAAAGGCGTAAAGCTGCAGCTAATGATCTGTTTCAAAAATTCATTCGTGAAGAATTATCTGATGAATTGAGAGAACGTTTTGTAAAAGAATTTAATAGAAACTTCAATAGCATTTACGTTCCGGATTATTCCAAATTCCCATTGTTTTCGAAAATCTATCAGAATTTTAAAGGAAAAGAACTTAGATTGACTGAAGTTCAAAAAGCGGGAATCGGAAGATTAACAACAAAGGGAGTTGGGTTGCTTGCTCACGAAGTTGGTTTTGGAAAAACACTTTCTGGAATATTGTCAATGCACGAAGCGATGGAGCGTGGAAACGCTAAAAGACCTTTGATTGTTGTACCCAACGACAGTATTTTAAAACAATGGATAGAAACAATTTTTGAAACTGTTCCGAAGGCAAAACTAAATGTGCTGGGCAATCTTGGAAAGGATTATGATCTTTCCAAATTTGATAACAGAGATGGAGAAATCACAATCGTTACTTATGAAGGTTTTAACAATATTGGTTTTTCAGAAAATATTACTCAAGATTTAGCCGCAAAGTTTTCGTACATCTCAGAGAGTGAACTAAGAAGTGTGAACTCCATCAGCGAGCGAGATTTTCAGATAGAATTAGAAAAAGAGAGGGAGCTGGAGGGCAAAATGAAACGTGGAAAAATCCACGACTGGGAAGATTTTGGTTTTGATCATCTAACTTTTGATGAAGTTCACAACGCCAATCATATTGTGGGAAAAGTAAGAATTGAGGATCGAAGATTTGCATCCGATTTTAGAAGCCAAAATCAACAGACTTCCAAACTTGGGATCAATACTTGGATGGCTTCGCAATATATACAGGATAAATACAATGGCAGAAATGTTACGTTACTTTCAGCTACGCCTTTTACCAATAAGCCTCTGGAGTATTATTCAATTCTTTCATTGATTGCCAATAAGAGGTTGGAAGAATCTGGCTACTTTAATGTCAACAACTTCTTTGAAACCTTTATGGAGGCGGATACTGATATGGAAATTGATGCTAGAGGAGATGTAAAGTTCAAGGCCAATGTTCGGAGGTTTAAAAATAATTCTTTGTTTCAACAGCTTTTGTCTGAGTTTATTGATATAAAAGGAGAAGATGATAACCCTGAACTGATTCGTCCTACGAAAATCAATAAAGAGTATAAAATTGAGCAGAATGATTTAACTCAAGAACAGTATGATTTACTGAAAGAAAATTTTGAAGAAACTCAAAAGGGAGCAATTTTAACTCACATACTAAATGCGAGGCTTATTGCAATTTCACCATATCTGTCACCATATTATGATGGAGAATTACCTTCAGTAAAAGAATTTATTGAAAATTCTCCAAAGCTTATTGATACAATGAATCTGATACGGCAGAATAGAAATGATATTCCCGATGCAGGCCAGATCATTTATTCTGAGTTAGCAGTTTCAGAGTTCCCTAAAATTAAGGAGTATCTTGTAATAGAAGTTGGTTATAAACCAGAAGAAGTGGGTGTCATTACAGGAGCAACGAGCAAACCAAACAGATTGAAAATTCAGGATGATTTTAATTCCGGAAAAATTAAAATCATCATTGGCAGTGAAGCCATTCAGGAAGGAATGAACCTTCAGGAAAATACGACCGATCTGTATATGCTTTCTCTTCCCTATAATTTTACAACCTTGAGACAAGTTGAAGGTCGTGCTTGGAGACAGGGCAACAAGTTTGAAAACGTGAGAATCAATTTTATGCTCACTAATGATAGTATCGATGTGTTTATGCTACAAAAGTTACAGTCTAAACAAGCAAGATATTTAGAAGCGATGAAGAAAGGAGCGAATGTATTAGATATTTCTGACATAAGTACCCAAGAACTCAAGACCTCTATTATTACTGATCCGGAAACGAGAGCAAATATTGAAATAGAACTCTTAAAGAAGAAAATTGAAATTGAAAAAAATAAACATCTTGCAGACATTGCATTTGTACTCAGAAAACACAATGACTTCCTAAAAGTAAAGGAGATGGTCACCAAAGCTGAAGAGTCATATAACAGAATCTTAGGTTATTCTAAAAATGTTGATGGAAATACTGATTACTGGAAAAATCAACTTCCATCTTATCAGAAAACGATTGACTTGGCTAAAGCTGAAGTTCAAAAAACAGTAGAATTATTAGCTGAAAAAGGAGTTAATGTTGCAGAAATAGAAGTTCAATCCAAAAGTACAGAAGATAAAATTGTAGAGTTTGATAAGAAACTTGAAAATCTTCCTGAAATTAGAAGTAAATTGGTAATTCAATACAAAATTGAAAAAGAGGAACAAATGAAAATTAATAAGCATAGAGACTATGTAAGAGAAAGAACCATTGATAATCGTATTTTGTATAATAGTTTCTTAGCAGTAAGCTCCAATAATAATGTTGAAAAGGTTTCTGTCATAAACAGAAAGAGGTAA
- a CDS encoding ArsR/SmtB family transcription factor encodes MGATKTEHFTDKQNQIATIAKALGHPARIAIIEYLMKVNECICGDIVNELPLAQPTVSQHLKELKNAGIIKGNISGNAICYCIDEKTIEILNTYFSAIVQTVTKSKCC; translated from the coding sequence ATGGGGGCAACTAAGACTGAGCATTTTACGGACAAACAAAACCAAATTGCAACAATTGCAAAAGCATTAGGACATCCTGCGCGAATAGCAATTATCGAGTATTTGATGAAAGTCAATGAGTGCATCTGTGGAGATATCGTGAACGAATTGCCTTTAGCCCAACCAACAGTTTCTCAGCATTTAAAAGAATTGAAAAACGCAGGAATTATAAAAGGTAACATTTCTGGAAACGCTATCTGCTATTGTATAGACGAAAAGACAATAGAAATTCTAAACACTTATTTTTCAGCTATAGTACAAACTGTGACCAAATCAAAATGCTGTTAA
- a CDS encoding DUF6428 family protein → MKLSEVKQILPTLENVEFQLENGAFVPEHFHVTEVGMINKNFIDCGGVIRSEKVVNFQLWNADDFEHRLKPKKLLNIIKLSEDKLGIEDFDIEVEYQSNTIGKYDLEFNGKTFILKNKTTACLAQDACGIPSEKEKKNLIELGVNQNNSCTPNSGCC, encoded by the coding sequence ATGAAATTATCAGAAGTAAAACAAATTTTGCCAACATTAGAAAATGTTGAATTCCAATTAGAAAATGGAGCTTTTGTTCCAGAACATTTTCACGTTACAGAAGTAGGAATGATTAATAAAAACTTTATTGATTGTGGCGGTGTGATCCGTTCAGAGAAGGTTGTGAACTTTCAGCTTTGGAATGCAGACGATTTTGAACATCGTTTGAAGCCTAAAAAATTACTCAACATTATCAAACTTTCTGAGGATAAATTAGGAATCGAGGATTTTGATATTGAAGTTGAATATCAAAGTAATACTATTGGAAAATATGATCTGGAATTTAACGGGAAAACATTTATTCTAAAAAATAAGACTACAGCTTGCTTAGCACAGGACGCTTGTGGAATCCCATCAGAAAAAGAAAAAAAGAATCTAATTGAACTTGGTGTAAACCAAAACAATTCTTGTACGCCAAATTCTGGATGTTGCTAA
- a CDS encoding GNAT family N-acetyltransferase: MEIKPITKDNFADLVEIYGQGLATNIATFQNDLPIWEDWDKGHLNFCRISIYENNEMLGWAALSPVSSRCVYSGVAEVSVYVATIARGKGIGKMLLNELIRQSESSEIWTLQSGIFAENQNSIRLHEKCGFRIVGYREKIGRKNGVWKDTVLMECRSKIIGID; encoded by the coding sequence ATGGAAATAAAGCCGATTACCAAAGACAATTTTGCAGATTTGGTAGAGATCTATGGTCAGGGATTAGCTACCAATATTGCCACTTTTCAAAATGATTTACCAATATGGGAAGATTGGGATAAAGGACACCTTAATTTTTGCAGAATCAGTATTTATGAAAATAACGAAATGCTTGGTTGGGCTGCATTATCTCCTGTCTCCAGCAGATGTGTTTATTCGGGTGTAGCAGAAGTAAGTGTTTATGTAGCAACAATTGCAAGAGGAAAAGGGATTGGTAAAATGTTGTTGAATGAATTGATTAGACAAAGTGAGTCAAGTGAAATATGGACTTTACAATCCGGGATATTTGCAGAAAACCAAAATAGCATAAGATTACACGAGAAATGTGGTTTCAGGATCGTCGGTTATAGGGAAAAAATTGGAAGAAAGAATGGGGTTTGGAAAGACACTGTCTTGATGGAATGCAGGAGTAAAATTATCGGAATAGATTAA
- a CDS encoding metallophosphoesterase family protein yields the protein MKIALFSDIHANLPALEAFFADVEKRNPDSIYCLGDLVGYNIWPNEVVNEIRKRKIPTIAGNYDFGIGRMSNECGCAYKTDAEKDNGNISISFTNSLMKDEERAYLRTLPAHIKVEFQLNEDKLNLLLVHGSPRKINEYLFEDREEKSMLRIMEQADADIMCFGHTHKPYHRVLNSGVDGENHFRHAVNIGSVGKPKDNDIRGGYAMLTINENSSVLNKESISVEFIRFDYDFEKAAKAVEDSPLPNEYAENLRRGY from the coding sequence ATGAAAATTGCATTATTCAGCGACATTCACGCTAATCTCCCTGCATTGGAAGCATTCTTTGCAGATGTTGAAAAAAGAAATCCCGACAGCATTTATTGCTTGGGAGATTTAGTAGGTTACAATATCTGGCCAAACGAAGTGGTCAATGAAATCCGTAAAAGAAAAATACCAACTATTGCAGGCAACTACGATTTTGGCATTGGGAGAATGAGTAATGAATGCGGTTGCGCCTACAAAACAGACGCTGAGAAGGACAACGGCAATATTTCCATTTCTTTTACCAATTCTTTGATGAAAGATGAGGAACGTGCTTACCTGCGTACACTTCCAGCCCATATCAAAGTAGAATTTCAATTGAACGAAGACAAGCTAAATCTGCTTTTGGTACACGGGAGTCCGAGAAAAATTAACGAATATCTCTTCGAAGACCGTGAGGAAAAAAGTATGCTTCGTATTATGGAACAAGCCGATGCCGACATTATGTGTTTCGGACATACGCACAAGCCCTATCACAGAGTTTTAAATTCGGGTGTTGATGGTGAAAATCATTTCCGCCACGCAGTGAATATCGGTTCCGTTGGTAAGCCAAAAGACAACGATATAAGAGGTGGTTATGCGATGTTGACAATTAATGAAAACAGTTCTGTTTTGAACAAAGAAAGCATCAGTGTAGAATTTATCCGTTTCGACTATGACTTTGAAAAAGCTGCAAAGGCTGTGGAAGACAGCCCTCTTCCAAACGAGTACGCAGAGAATCTAAGACGTGGCTATTAA